The segment TATTGCATTTTTGAATGTACCCAGCTCTACTTCATAATCGTTTCTTGTATCAACAACCACTACATCAGGATCATTAATGAGGGTATTCCATTCTTCTGGACTTACATAAATCCCACAAGATTTTAATGGATTGACGTCGGGAACTCCCAAGGTAACAATTTCCTTTCTAAATTTTACCTTTGCTTTTTCAAAAGGCATCATGTCGTCGTAGGTTTCTTTAAAAACGAGGTCAGAAAAGCGAGGGTCTGCATGCAAATGATTATAAAATGCAATGATGTCTTCGGGTGTAGCGGCAATACTCCCATTAATGCCTTCATGGGCTAATAAAACGGTGCCTAAAATACGATTTTCTTTCATTACTGCTAAAAGTGGATTTTTTAATGATTCGTAATCATCAAGGGGTATAAACTTATAAAATGCAGCAATTACATATTGTTTCATGTTCTCACCTAACTAAACTACAATCTACTTTTTTTAATGTAGGCCTTAATCTGCCTTTACATTAAAGGAGTG is part of the Legionella adelaidensis genome and harbors:
- a CDS encoding rhodanese-related sulfurtransferase; this translates as MKQYVIAAFYKFIPLDDYESLKNPLLAVMKENRILGTVLLAHEGINGSIAATPEDIIAFYNHLHADPRFSDLVFKETYDDMMPFEKAKVKFRKEIVTLGVPDVNPLKSCGIYVSPEEWNTLINDPDVVVVDTRNDYEVELGTFKNAIDPKTENFRDFPEYVKNNLMDKKDKKIAMFCTGGIRCEKSTSYLLNLGFKEVYHLQGGILNYLATIPEAQSLWEGRCFVFDERIAIEKV